In Miscanthus floridulus cultivar M001 chromosome 5, ASM1932011v1, whole genome shotgun sequence, one genomic interval encodes:
- the LOC136454691 gene encoding uncharacterized protein, translating to MSHNLRSSRAGGSGDDDLPPSPPPTPSDLLAMLVEDIKPPIFKEAKEPLQAEEWLNMLEHKFRLLRVTEQMKAEYALHQLQGPEAFKSHYIPPGLMAIKHNEFMKLVQGTKTLTEYLHAFNHLARYALEFVDSKSKRIVSFKRGLSPKLMKSMGNNKSVTFNEFISDALIQENNNNVYAASKNRKRAFEVGASQAKALVAKTQFHPPATAVRYWPPQKKNQAKTGFKKAFIIPLPKGPIGPGNSFVPPANRPCWNCGRIGHWSKNCPYPQKNH from the exons ATGTCGCACAATCTACGTTCAAGCCGTGctgggggtagtggtgatgatgatcttccaccgtcaccaccgcccacaccatctgatctgttggccatgctcgtggaag ATATCAAGCCGCCCATATTCAAGGAAGCTAAAGAGCCGctccaagcagaagagtggctaaacatgcttgagcacaagttccgtttgctcagggtgacagagcagatgaaggcggagtatgcttTGCATCAGTTACAAGGACCA GAGGccttcaagagtcattatattcctcctgggttgatggccataaagcacaatgagtttatgaagctggtgcagggcaccaagacactcactgaataccttcatgcattcaatcatctggcaaggtatgctctagAATTCGTTGATTCAAAATCAAAGAGAATTGTgagctttaagagagggcttagtcccaaactgatgaaatccatgggaaacaacaagagtgtcactttcaatgagttcataAGTGATGCTCTTATTCAAGAGAATAACAATAAtgtctatgctgcttccaaaaatcgcaagagggcctttgaggTAGGTGCCTCTCAGGCTAAAGCTCTAGTAGCAAAGACTCAGTTTCACCCACCGGCTACAGCTGTTAGGTACTGGCCGCCACAgaagaagaatcaggcaaagactggTTTCAAGAAAGCATTTATTATACCTCTTCCAAAGGGCCCCATCGGACCAGGGAATTCTTTTGTTCCACCAGCGAAtaggccctgctggaattgtggcaggataggtcattggtccaagaattgccCATATCCTCAGAAGAACCATTAG